A region of Egicoccus sp. AB-alg6-2 DNA encodes the following proteins:
- a CDS encoding putative bifunctional diguanylate cyclase/phosphodiesterase gives MGATTDGIRRRLVAHAPELLGATFVVAVARASGAAPTSLVLMLVLLAATVLVSVTAYTVWGRDTSTRGVHARVAVQMGAFALLLYAAGAGPALVALLLLPVADTVRYSGSTAGPIALIWAGVAVGAGQLALLTGIAPSVLPGDLGHGLAAVGLLTVWLVGVRITRLAAAGEDAHERLVEEESRVRALLATASDVTIVISDAEVVYQSPSAERLLGYTPGALLGRRYLDLIHPDDRATTIDFVRELLAHPGDSALVACRLQAADGRWVEVESNCRNLLDDPQIRGFVVNSRDVSDRRALERQLAHRDFHDPLTGVANRALLLDRLDHTAARADRLGDAYAVLVVDLDGFKAINDTLGHEVGDATLKTVATRLLDTIRGADTLARIGGDEFAVLLEHGDDELDAAKVAQRALGEIRRPIDAAGRQVSLTASIGIAHSEDGAPPAEVLRNADIAMHLAKESGRDRFEVFETSMHVRVVERLELEADLALALQRGELELHYQPIVALADQRITSYEALLRWNHPTRGLVPPNRFIPLAEQSGVIVPIGRFVLREACRQLAEWRRDLPSARTLSVSVNVSMHQITDCDLVTDVREALEQAGLPAAALTLELTESALVRDTESTIATLTELKSLGVRIAIDDFGTGYSSLAYLHRFPVDVLKIDRSFVTSVASGRQSPALASAIVDLGRSLNLLTVAEGIEHDAELDQFRRLDCTHGQGFLFSRPVGAVAAGALLSLDATADCLAVQPHRHEVA, from the coding sequence CGTCGCGGTCGCGCGCGCCTCGGGCGCGGCCCCCACCAGCCTGGTGCTGATGCTCGTGCTGCTCGCGGCGACCGTTCTCGTCAGCGTCACGGCCTACACGGTCTGGGGGCGCGACACGTCGACCCGCGGCGTGCACGCACGCGTCGCGGTCCAGATGGGCGCCTTCGCCCTGCTGCTGTACGCCGCCGGCGCCGGACCGGCACTGGTCGCCCTGTTGCTCCTTCCCGTGGCCGACACCGTCCGATACTCGGGCTCGACGGCCGGGCCGATCGCGCTCATCTGGGCCGGTGTGGCGGTCGGCGCGGGGCAGCTCGCCCTGCTCACCGGTATCGCGCCGAGCGTGCTGCCGGGCGACCTCGGTCACGGCCTGGCCGCCGTCGGGCTGCTGACGGTCTGGCTCGTCGGCGTGCGCATCACACGGCTCGCCGCTGCCGGCGAGGACGCGCACGAACGGCTGGTCGAGGAGGAGTCGCGCGTCCGTGCGCTGCTGGCGACCGCCAGCGACGTCACGATCGTCATCAGCGACGCCGAGGTCGTCTACCAGTCCCCCTCCGCGGAGCGACTCCTCGGCTACACGCCCGGGGCGCTGCTCGGCCGCCGCTACCTGGACCTGATCCATCCGGACGACCGTGCGACGACGATCGACTTCGTCCGCGAGCTGCTGGCCCACCCCGGTGACTCGGCGCTGGTCGCCTGCCGGCTCCAGGCGGCAGACGGCCGCTGGGTCGAGGTCGAGTCCAACTGCCGCAACCTGCTCGACGACCCGCAGATCCGGGGCTTCGTCGTCAACAGCCGCGACGTCTCGGACCGACGGGCGCTCGAGCGCCAACTCGCACACCGCGACTTCCACGATCCGCTGACCGGGGTCGCCAACCGCGCCCTGCTGCTCGACCGCCTCGACCACACCGCGGCACGCGCCGACCGTCTCGGCGACGCCTACGCGGTCCTCGTGGTCGACCTCGACGGTTTCAAGGCCATCAACGACACGCTCGGGCACGAGGTCGGCGACGCGACGCTGAAGACCGTCGCGACACGGCTCCTCGACACCATCCGCGGCGCGGACACCCTGGCACGGATCGGCGGCGACGAGTTCGCCGTCCTGCTCGAGCACGGCGACGACGAACTCGACGCGGCCAAGGTCGCGCAACGGGCGCTCGGCGAGATCCGCCGTCCGATCGACGCCGCGGGTCGCCAGGTGTCGTTGACCGCCAGCATCGGCATCGCCCACTCCGAGGACGGCGCCCCACCGGCGGAGGTGCTGCGCAACGCCGACATCGCGATGCACCTGGCCAAGGAGAGCGGTCGCGACCGGTTCGAGGTGTTCGAGACCTCGATGCATGTCCGCGTCGTCGAGCGGCTCGAGCTCGAGGCCGACCTCGCGCTCGCGCTGCAACGTGGCGAGCTCGAACTGCACTACCAGCCGATCGTCGCCCTCGCCGACCAGCGCATCACCAGCTACGAGGCCCTGCTGCGGTGGAACCACCCGACGCGGGGCCTGGTCCCGCCGAACCGGTTCATCCCGCTGGCCGAACAGAGCGGGGTCATCGTGCCCATCGGCCGGTTCGTGCTGCGCGAGGCGTGCCGTCAGCTGGCCGAATGGCGACGCGACCTGCCGAGCGCCAGGACGCTGTCGGTCAGCGTCAACGTCTCGATGCACCAGATCACCGACTGCGACCTGGTGACCGACGTGCGGGAGGCGCTGGAGCAGGCCGGGCTGCCGGCCGCGGCGCTGACCCTGGAGCTGACCGAGTCGGCGCTCGTGCGGGACACCGAGTCGACGATCGCCACCCTGACCGAGCTCAAGAGCCTCGGGGTCCGCATCGCGATCGACGACTTCGGTACCGGTTACTCGTCGCTGGCGTACCTGCACCGCTTCCCGGTCGACGTGCTCAAGATCGACCGCTCGTTCGTCACCTCGGTCGCCTCGGGGCGGCAGAGCCCGGCACTCGCGAGCGCGATCGTGGACCTGGGCCGCTCCCTCAACCTGCTGACGGTCGCCGAGGGCATCGAACACGACGCCGAACTCGACCAGTTCCGCCGGCTGGACTGCACGCACGGCCAGGGATTTCTGTTCTCGCGCCCCGTCGGCGCGGTCGCCGCGGGCGCCCTGCTCTCGCTCGACGCGACGGCCGATTGCCTCGCGGTCCAACCACACCGGCACGAGGTCGCCC